The proteins below come from a single Sphingomicrobium sediminis genomic window:
- a CDS encoding lysophospholipid acyltransferase family protein, translating to MGETSSTNDGAPVPWLARFLKWAVMRWWRLGGWKAVGTLPESRKFIIAGAPHTSNWDFLVFLGVVETMGLKPRYIGKHTLFKGPLGGFMKAMGGVPVDRTKRVGMVGQVAEKIRAADEFALVIAIEGTRSPTTEWKSGFYRIAMEAGIPIVCAGPDYIHKLGIIGPIIHPTGDFEADMEPAYRFFKGLHPRHPKKAVFPDGSGLDPQLQAEMNRALVSPGTAGKSPRL from the coding sequence ATGGGTGAGACGAGTTCGACCAATGACGGTGCGCCGGTTCCCTGGCTGGCACGCTTCCTTAAATGGGCAGTCATGCGCTGGTGGCGTCTCGGGGGCTGGAAGGCGGTCGGCACCTTGCCCGAAAGCCGAAAGTTCATCATTGCGGGCGCGCCGCACACGTCCAATTGGGACTTTCTCGTTTTCCTGGGTGTGGTCGAGACGATGGGCCTCAAGCCGCGCTACATCGGCAAGCATACCTTGTTCAAAGGCCCGCTTGGCGGCTTCATGAAAGCGATGGGCGGGGTGCCGGTCGACCGCACCAAGCGCGTGGGGATGGTCGGGCAGGTGGCCGAGAAGATTCGCGCCGCCGACGAATTCGCCCTGGTCATCGCCATCGAGGGGACGCGGTCACCGACGACCGAGTGGAAATCTGGGTTCTACCGGATCGCCATGGAAGCGGGCATCCCGATCGTCTGTGCCGGTCCGGACTATATTCACAAGCTGGGCATTATCGGGCCGATCATCCATCCGACCGGCGATTTCGAGGCGGACATGGAGCCGGCCTATCGCTTCTTCAAAGGCCTTCACCCGCGCCATCCCAAGAAAGCCGTCTTCCCCGATGGCAGCGGGCTCGATCCTCAGCTGCAGGCGGAAATGAACCGTGCGCTGGTTTCGCCGGGCACTGCGGGCAAGTCCCCAAGGCTGTAG
- a CDS encoding fasciclin domain-containing protein codes for MKKFSLALVSSAALALAACGGAEEETVEPGEDTAMTAEAPAATGTIVDVAGGNPDFSTLVSAVTAAELGDTLAGEGPYTVFAPTNDAFGKIDEATLNNLLMPEQQEALQGILTYHVVSGEYAAADVISLIEDNGGTATVETVGGGTLTASVVDGNVVLTDATGGTSTVTATDVDASNGVIHVIDTVLMPQ; via the coding sequence ATGAAGAAGTTTTCGCTAGCTCTCGTATCGAGCGCCGCTCTTGCCCTCGCCGCCTGCGGTGGGGCTGAAGAAGAAACGGTCGAACCGGGTGAAGACACGGCCATGACGGCTGAAGCACCGGCTGCGACGGGCACGATCGTCGATGTTGCCGGTGGCAACCCCGATTTCTCGACCCTCGTCAGCGCCGTGACGGCGGCCGAACTTGGCGACACGCTTGCCGGTGAAGGTCCGTATACGGTCTTTGCACCGACCAATGATGCGTTCGGCAAGATTGACGAAGCCACGCTCAACAACCTCCTCATGCCGGAACAGCAGGAAGCGCTGCAGGGCATTCTCACCTACCATGTCGTGTCGGGTGAATATGCGGCTGCTGACGTCATCTCGCTGATCGAAGACAATGGCGGCACCGCCACGGTCGAAACGGTCGGTGGTGGCACGCTGACGGCCTCGGTAGTCGATGGAAATGTCGTGCTGACCGATGCGACGGGCGGGACCTCGACGGTGACCGCGACCGATGTCGATGCCTCGAATGGCGTCATCCATGTCATCGATACGGTCCTGATGCCGCAATAA
- a CDS encoding 5'-methylthioadenosine/S-adenosylhomocysteine nucleosidase — MPKIGIVTGLLEEADAFRPGVGRIRREMPFYFREDEDFMLACAGIGKVNGSMAASTLVSRGCDLLVSMGSAGRIGKGEDQAYWLGGAYQHDYGACRREEFVAFRAGSLPFGEPDRQPFLPIDNPGLDLPTATIITGDCFIEDEGRAGAMSLDFDAELVDMETGAVAQVAAMHNIGWAGVRAVSDGANEDGANEFKTQLLNAARMAASQVDKMVQLLQRV; from the coding sequence ATGCCCAAGATCGGGATAGTCACCGGATTACTCGAGGAGGCGGATGCTTTCCGCCCCGGGGTCGGTCGCATCCGACGCGAGATGCCCTTCTATTTTCGCGAGGATGAGGATTTCATGTTGGCTTGTGCCGGGATTGGCAAGGTCAACGGATCGATGGCCGCCTCCACACTCGTCTCGCGAGGCTGCGACTTGCTGGTCAGCATGGGCTCGGCGGGCCGGATCGGCAAAGGCGAGGACCAGGCCTATTGGCTGGGCGGTGCCTACCAGCATGATTATGGCGCGTGCCGCCGCGAGGAATTCGTGGCCTTCAGGGCTGGATCGTTGCCGTTCGGCGAACCCGACCGGCAGCCTTTCCTGCCGATCGATAATCCCGGCCTCGACCTGCCAACGGCGACCATCATCACCGGCGATTGCTTTATCGAGGACGAAGGCCGCGCCGGTGCGATGAGCCTCGATTTCGATGCCGAGCTGGTCGACATGGAAACCGGCGCGGTCGCGCAGGTCGCGGCCATGCACAATATCGGCTGGGCCGGCGTACGGGCAGTAAGCGACGGTGCCAACGAGGACGGTGCTAACGAGTTCAAGACGCAGTTGCTCAATGCGGCGCGCATGGCCGCAAGCCAGGTCGACAAGATGGTGCAGCTGCTTCAGCGCGTTTGA
- a CDS encoding SLC13 family permease, giving the protein MLTIPSLHAALAMAVAVAMFTAFASNRFRVEIISLMTIGAIALLLYLFPLPGTNPKDGLALAFGGFGHTALITICALMVMGRGLVVTGALEPAARALGSIWRINNSLGLLVTLLLAMFASMVVNDTPVLVLLIPIMVSLAHGGAMPASKTLIPLNAAILIGGMATTIGTSTNLLVVSIAADLGMAELPIFHFTPIVLMAAVICLPYIWLVMPRLLPDNSPEAGHEPRKFIATMRVGTESSWLEQRIDEFREKLPEGFSFLREPQTLQPGQRLAAFATADDLREAGRKLGAVTAPRWLIKRLSQDSAKAGEDLVEAEMAISADSRLVGRTLQTAGIEGVAVLGVAQAPSRGFAAPREMSAEARLAEGDILLTMGRESSLQEFAQDQALLMLDGARPLPRRRKALIAVAIMGAAVLLASLGIMPIAITSLAGAVAMFVTGCVHFDKVGRALSAKVIVLVAASIAIGRLIGDSGAATWMGASLALGMQYLIPPVVLALIMLFVTLLTNFASNATAAAVGTPIAFALAEQLGLQVEPLVLAVLFGCNLCYATPIAYQTNMLIMAEGDYKFNDYMKTGIPLVVLMIVSLSVILSITYGL; this is encoded by the coding sequence ATGCTGACCATTCCTTCGCTTCACGCCGCGCTTGCGATGGCCGTTGCGGTGGCCATGTTCACCGCCTTTGCCAGCAATCGTTTCCGGGTCGAGATCATCAGCCTGATGACGATCGGCGCCATCGCGCTACTCCTTTATCTCTTCCCGCTGCCGGGGACCAATCCCAAGGACGGGCTGGCGCTTGCCTTCGGGGGCTTCGGACATACCGCGCTGATCACCATCTGCGCGCTGATGGTCATGGGGCGCGGCCTCGTCGTGACCGGCGCGCTCGAACCTGCGGCGCGCGCCCTGGGGAGCATCTGGCGGATCAACAACAGCCTCGGGCTGCTGGTCACATTGCTACTCGCCATGTTCGCCTCGATGGTCGTCAACGATACGCCGGTGCTGGTGCTGCTCATCCCGATCATGGTGAGCCTTGCCCATGGCGGCGCGATGCCTGCCTCGAAGACCCTGATCCCCTTGAATGCCGCCATCCTCATCGGCGGCATGGCCACCACCATCGGCACCTCGACCAACCTGCTGGTCGTATCGATCGCGGCCGATCTCGGCATGGCCGAGCTGCCCATCTTCCACTTCACCCCGATCGTCCTCATGGCGGCAGTGATCTGCCTGCCATACATCTGGCTGGTGATGCCGCGGCTGCTGCCCGACAACAGTCCCGAGGCCGGCCACGAACCGCGCAAGTTCATCGCGACCATGCGCGTCGGCACCGAAAGCAGCTGGCTTGAACAGCGGATTGACGAGTTCCGCGAGAAATTGCCGGAGGGCTTCTCCTTCCTTCGCGAGCCGCAGACGCTGCAGCCGGGGCAGCGCCTCGCTGCCTTCGCGACGGCCGACGACCTGCGCGAAGCCGGCCGCAAGCTCGGCGCCGTCACCGCACCGCGCTGGCTGATCAAGCGGCTCAGCCAGGACAGCGCCAAGGCCGGCGAGGATCTGGTCGAGGCGGAAATGGCGATCAGCGCCGACAGCCGCCTCGTCGGTCGCACGCTCCAGACCGCCGGCATCGAAGGCGTTGCAGTCCTGGGCGTCGCGCAGGCCCCGTCGCGCGGGTTTGCTGCGCCGCGCGAGATGAGCGCGGAGGCGCGGCTCGCCGAGGGCGACATCCTCCTCACCATGGGGCGCGAAAGCTCGCTGCAGGAATTCGCACAGGACCAGGCCCTGCTCATGCTCGACGGTGCCCGGCCGCTGCCACGCCGGCGCAAGGCGCTCATCGCGGTGGCGATCATGGGGGCGGCGGTGCTGCTGGCCTCGCTGGGCATCATGCCCATTGCGATCACATCCCTTGCGGGCGCGGTCGCGATGTTCGTCACCGGCTGCGTGCATTTCGACAAGGTCGGGCGCGCCTTGTCGGCCAAGGTCATCGTCCTGGTCGCCGCCTCGATCGCTATCGGGCGATTGATCGGCGACAGCGGGGCGGCAACCTGGATGGGCGCGAGCCTTGCGCTTGGAATGCAATATCTGATCCCCCCTGTCGTGCTAGCGCTGATCATGCTGTTCGTGACCCTGCTCACCAACTTCGCGTCCAATGCGACGGCCGCTGCGGTCGGCACGCCCATCGCCTTTGCGCTGGCCGAACAATTGGGGCTGCAGGTGGAGCCCCTGGTGCTGGCGGTGCTGTTCGGCTGCAACCTCTGCTACGCCACGCCCATCGCCTATCAGACCAACATGCTGATCATGGCCGAGGGCGACTACAAGTTTAACGATTACATGAAGACCGGCATCCCGCTCGTCGTCCTGATGATCGTCAGCCTGTCGGTCATACTGTCGATCACCTACGGATTGTAG
- a CDS encoding PspC domain-containing protein has protein sequence MSKKFLVKPTEGKVMGVSAGLADYFGIDVTLVRIGWVAAFFISAGTALLFYLITGLVADTAR, from the coding sequence ATGTCCAAGAAATTTCTCGTCAAGCCTACCGAAGGCAAAGTGATGGGCGTCAGCGCCGGCCTCGCCGACTATTTCGGCATCGACGTGACGCTGGTCCGCATCGGCTGGGTTGCCGCTTTCTTCATCAGCGCGGGTACTGCCCTGCTCTTCTACCTGATCACCGGCCTCGTCGCGGATACCGCGCGCTAG
- a CDS encoding ABCB family ABC transporter ATP-binding protein/permease, whose translation MGRPTSNNAPQDGDFAILWRFLPMLWPNGETGLKVRVVISMLLVLASKGIVLAVPFLYKGVVDRMSAGEGLAETALTIILGLVAAYATMRFAGTLIDNLRNAIFERVGQNAARGFAQRLFRHIHALSLRFHLERRTGSLTRLVERGTKSIDSMLYFLLFNIAPTAIELAGIAVIFTIQFGFDLTAATLVMVVAYIIFTRKVTDWRNAIRREMNEVDQKAAQRAVDSLLNYETVKYFGAEDREAARYDKAIDAYADAAVKTETSLAWLNAGQALLTNLMMGGAMAYTVWGWSEGRFTPGDVVLVNSLLMQLYRPLNMLGWVYRSIKQGLVDMEEMFALLDTPSEVNDAPDAEPLAVANAHVTFDNVRFTYGDGREILKGISLDIPAGTSLAVVGPSGAGKSTLARLLFRFYEPQTGRILVDGQDIANVTQASLREAIGIVPQDSVLFNDTIGYNIGYGREDARLDEIEKAAKGAAIDGFIESLPERYDTKVGERGLKLSGGEKQRVAIARTLLKDPPILILDEATSALDSATEQDIQATLNEVMKRRTTIMIAHRLSTVVGADQIVVLEAGKVAERGTHKELLARGRLYADLWTRQAAERALEKAAV comes from the coding sequence ATGGGCCGTCCGACGAGCAACAATGCGCCGCAGGACGGCGATTTCGCCATCCTCTGGCGATTCCTTCCCATGCTCTGGCCCAATGGCGAGACCGGTCTCAAGGTTCGCGTCGTCATCTCGATGCTGCTGGTTCTGGCCAGCAAGGGCATCGTCCTCGCCGTGCCGTTCCTTTATAAAGGAGTGGTCGACCGGATGAGCGCGGGCGAGGGGCTGGCCGAAACCGCGCTCACCATCATCCTCGGTCTCGTCGCCGCCTATGCGACGATGCGCTTTGCCGGCACGCTCATCGACAATTTGCGCAACGCCATTTTCGAGCGGGTCGGGCAGAATGCCGCACGCGGCTTCGCGCAGCGCCTGTTCCGCCACATCCATGCGCTCAGCCTGCGCTTCCATCTCGAGCGCCGCACCGGCAGCCTGACGCGGCTGGTCGAGCGCGGGACCAAGAGCATCGACTCCATGCTCTATTTCCTGCTGTTCAATATCGCGCCCACCGCGATCGAGCTGGCGGGCATTGCAGTCATCTTCACGATCCAGTTCGGCTTCGACCTCACTGCCGCGACGCTCGTCATGGTGGTCGCCTACATCATCTTTACCCGCAAGGTGACCGACTGGCGCAACGCGATCCGCCGCGAGATGAACGAGGTCGACCAGAAGGCTGCGCAGCGCGCCGTCGACAGCCTCCTCAATTACGAGACGGTCAAATATTTCGGCGCCGAGGATCGCGAGGCCGCGCGTTACGACAAGGCGATCGACGCCTATGCCGACGCCGCTGTAAAGACCGAGACGAGCCTTGCATGGCTCAATGCCGGACAGGCCTTGCTCACCAACCTCATGATGGGCGGGGCGATGGCCTATACCGTCTGGGGGTGGAGCGAGGGGCGCTTCACGCCTGGCGACGTGGTGCTGGTGAACTCGCTCCTCATGCAGCTCTATCGCCCGCTCAACATGCTCGGCTGGGTCTATCGATCGATCAAGCAGGGGCTGGTCGACATGGAGGAGATGTTCGCGCTGCTCGATACGCCCTCCGAGGTCAACGACGCGCCCGATGCCGAGCCGCTGGCAGTCGCCAACGCGCATGTCACGTTCGACAATGTTCGCTTCACCTATGGCGACGGTCGCGAGATTTTGAAGGGGATCAGCCTCGATATTCCGGCGGGCACCAGCCTCGCGGTGGTCGGCCCCTCGGGCGCGGGCAAGTCGACGCTCGCGCGCCTCCTCTTCCGTTTCTACGAACCGCAAACCGGGCGCATCCTCGTCGACGGGCAAGACATCGCGAATGTCACCCAGGCAAGCCTGCGCGAGGCAATCGGCATCGTCCCGCAGGACAGCGTCCTGTTCAACGACACGATCGGCTACAATATCGGCTATGGCCGCGAGGATGCCAGGCTGGACGAGATCGAGAAGGCCGCGAAGGGCGCGGCGATCGACGGCTTCATCGAAAGCCTGCCCGAACGCTACGACACCAAGGTGGGCGAGCGTGGGCTGAAGCTGTCGGGCGGCGAGAAGCAGCGCGTCGCCATCGCACGGACCTTGCTTAAGGACCCGCCCATCCTGATCCTCGACGAAGCGACCAGCGCGCTGGACAGCGCAACCGAGCAGGATATCCAAGCGACCCTCAACGAGGTCATGAAGCGCCGCACCACCATCATGATCGCCCACCGCCTGTCGACCGTCGTCGGCGCGGACCAGATCGTGGTGCTGGAGGCGGGCAAGGTCGCCGAGCGCGGGACGCACAAGGAATTGCTCGCTCGTGGCCGGCTCTACGCTGACCTTTGGACGCGACAGGCTGCCGAGCGGGCGTTGGAGAAGGCGGCGGTTTAG
- a CDS encoding ATP-binding protein, producing MALVSQGVSRHSRHMRIAVDMGVGPTGQSVPIDLEELLATRLLVQGNSGSGKSHLLRRLLEQSAGQVQQVIIDPEGEYVTLEKYGHTAIEATRHSETEIAKLAARIREHRLSVVLSLEGLEAEGQMRCAASFLQTLFDAPREHWYPALVVVDEAQMFAPTQGGDVPEDVRRASLGAMTNLMCRGRKRGLAGIIATQRLAKLAKNVAAEASNFLMGRTFLDIDMARAADLLGMERRQAEQIRDLERGQFLGLGPAITRRPLKVMIGAVETGPPDAAPALTPLPEAGENAEALLFDGLADMPEPTPPPKPEPASLASETMMEKLAASVAAKREADEPPVPAPDAAEVEPIVASALAEMVAEEDGRPRSSAIAYQDFAVRCRMAGLREPPLDLDAFGRRIAAARAGIAEDPTNDWGDAMEAAEALPDDMLAPFLLIAKAAREGAPSPSEEAIAAIYGTASLSRARRLIDYIEERELIVKRTDMAGKTSITLPGLGWTTAAA from the coding sequence ATGGCGCTTGTCTCGCAAGGCGTCTCGCGCCACAGTCGGCACATGCGTATCGCCGTCGACATGGGGGTCGGCCCGACCGGGCAATCCGTTCCCATCGATCTTGAAGAATTGTTGGCCACCCGGCTGCTCGTTCAGGGCAATTCGGGGAGTGGCAAGTCGCACCTGTTGCGCCGCTTGCTCGAACAGTCGGCGGGTCAGGTGCAGCAGGTCATCATCGATCCCGAGGGCGAATATGTGACGCTCGAAAAATACGGGCACACGGCGATCGAGGCGACGCGGCACAGCGAAACGGAAATCGCCAAGCTCGCCGCGCGCATCCGCGAACATCGCTTGAGCGTGGTGCTCAGCCTCGAGGGGCTGGAGGCAGAAGGCCAGATGCGCTGCGCCGCCAGTTTCCTCCAGACCCTATTCGATGCCCCGCGAGAGCATTGGTATCCCGCCCTCGTTGTGGTCGACGAAGCGCAGATGTTCGCGCCGACGCAGGGCGGTGATGTGCCCGAGGATGTGCGGCGCGCCTCGCTGGGCGCGATGACAAATCTGATGTGCCGGGGCCGCAAGCGCGGGCTGGCGGGGATCATCGCGACACAGCGCCTGGCAAAGCTCGCGAAGAATGTCGCGGCGGAGGCGTCCAACTTCCTGATGGGCCGCACCTTCCTCGACATCGACATGGCGCGCGCGGCGGATTTGCTGGGCATGGAGCGGCGGCAGGCCGAACAGATACGCGACCTCGAACGCGGCCAATTCTTGGGCCTAGGCCCCGCCATCACGCGGAGACCGCTAAAAGTGATGATCGGCGCGGTCGAGACCGGCCCGCCCGATGCCGCGCCCGCGCTAACGCCGCTGCCCGAGGCGGGCGAGAATGCCGAGGCGCTCTTGTTCGACGGCCTCGCCGACATGCCCGAGCCGACACCCCCGCCCAAGCCCGAGCCCGCGTCGCTGGCGTCGGAAACGATGATGGAAAAGCTCGCCGCTTCGGTCGCGGCGAAGCGCGAGGCGGACGAGCCGCCCGTCCCTGCCCCCGATGCGGCGGAGGTCGAGCCGATCGTCGCTTCGGCGCTGGCCGAAATGGTCGCGGAAGAGGATGGCCGTCCGCGTTCCAGCGCTATCGCCTACCAGGATTTCGCCGTGCGCTGCCGGATGGCGGGGCTGCGCGAGCCGCCGCTCGATCTCGATGCCTTCGGGCGTCGCATCGCGGCGGCACGGGCGGGGATTGCGGAGGATCCGACCAACGATTGGGGCGATGCCATGGAGGCCGCAGAGGCGTTGCCCGACGACATGCTCGCGCCCTTCCTGCTGATCGCCAAGGCCGCCCGCGAAGGCGCGCCCTCTCCATCCGAAGAAGCAATCGCCGCCATCTACGGCACCGCCAGCCTCAGCCGCGCCCGCCGCCTCATCGACTATATCGAGGAACGCGAACTCATCGTGAAACGCACCGACATGGCCGGCAAGACGAGCATCACGCTGCCGGGGCTCGGCTGGACGACGGCGGCGGCGTGA
- a CDS encoding TIGR01244 family sulfur transferase — MILKKVELDTNFHVGTQAELSDIEALKAAGFEMIINNRPDGEVDGQPTSGEIAAAAEAAGLDYAHVPITHGISPSDVKAEIEALEKAGARKTYAFCRSGTRSTMLWALAHHEQGRDIDELRAKAEAAGYSLTPINHLL; from the coding sequence ATGATCCTGAAGAAAGTCGAACTCGACACCAATTTCCATGTCGGCACGCAAGCCGAACTCAGCGATATCGAGGCGCTGAAGGCAGCCGGGTTCGAGATGATCATCAACAATCGCCCCGATGGCGAAGTGGACGGCCAGCCGACCAGCGGCGAGATCGCCGCAGCGGCCGAGGCGGCGGGCCTCGATTATGCCCATGTCCCGATCACCCACGGCATCAGCCCGTCCGACGTGAAGGCGGAGATCGAGGCACTCGAGAAAGCCGGTGCGCGCAAGACCTATGCCTTCTGCCGCTCGGGCACGCGCTCGACGATGCTGTGGGCGCTGGCGCATCACGAACAGGGCCGCGATATCGACGAGCTTCGCGCCAAGGCCGAAGCGGCGGGCTACAGCCTCACGCCGATCAACCACCTGTTGTAG
- the recQ gene encoding DNA helicase RecQ — MRDPLDILKETFGFTAFRGVQSDVVDRVMRGEDTLTVMPTGAGKSLCYQLPAVALDGTTIVISPLIALMEDQVRSASANGIAAAALTSATQDRQAVERALLSGELDLLYVAPERATTERFGRMLEDARISLVAIDEAHCVSEWGHDFRPDYRLLRPLIDHLQAPRLALTATADRRTRADILQQLGIPVDGLIVAGFDRPNIRYHVVPRSGLPTQLKRLAKAQPGPGIVYCPSRAKTEKIAADLREMGRPAAAYHAGMEPHLRSGNQEAFVRSEDMVLAATIAFGMGIDKPDVRFVAHAATPKSIEAYYQETGRAGRDGEPAEAWLFWGAEDFARARQRIETEVEPERRAGERERLNALAAFVEAATCRRAILLRYFGEDPPETCGNCDNCLDPPKTIDVTVVAQKVLSAAFRTEMRFGVGYLKQVLAGDDNEKVRMNGHHQVSVFGIMDAEELALVQPVARALIARDALRADAYGGLSFGPGAKPILKGEQELVIAVPPKRTSRRRKAAEDYPPDPVFDALRQWRSETAKEAGVPPYVIFHDSTLRQVSAQRPDTLSALSTVDGVGEKKLERYGQGLLDALAKAT, encoded by the coding sequence GTGCGTGACCCTCTCGACATATTGAAAGAGACTTTCGGCTTCACCGCCTTTCGCGGTGTGCAGTCGGACGTGGTCGACCGCGTGATGCGGGGCGAGGATACGCTGACGGTCATGCCGACGGGCGCGGGCAAGTCGCTTTGCTACCAGCTGCCCGCAGTTGCGCTCGACGGCACCACTATCGTCATCTCGCCGCTGATTGCGTTGATGGAGGACCAGGTCCGCTCGGCCAGCGCCAATGGCATTGCCGCCGCCGCGCTGACCAGCGCGACGCAGGACAGACAAGCGGTCGAGCGCGCCTTGCTGTCGGGCGAACTCGACCTGCTTTACGTGGCGCCTGAACGGGCGACGACAGAGCGCTTCGGGCGGATGCTCGAAGATGCGCGGATCAGCCTTGTCGCCATCGACGAAGCGCATTGCGTCAGCGAATGGGGGCATGATTTTCGTCCCGATTATCGCCTGCTTCGCCCGCTGATCGACCATTTGCAGGCGCCGCGCCTTGCACTGACCGCGACCGCCGACCGCCGCACCCGCGCCGATATCCTGCAGCAGCTGGGGATTCCCGTGGACGGGCTGATCGTCGCCGGGTTCGACCGGCCCAACATTCGCTATCATGTGGTCCCGCGCTCGGGCCTGCCCACGCAATTGAAGCGGCTCGCCAAAGCACAGCCGGGGCCCGGCATCGTCTACTGCCCGAGCCGCGCCAAGACCGAGAAAATCGCCGCGGACCTGCGCGAAATGGGCCGCCCCGCCGCCGCCTACCATGCCGGGATGGAGCCGCATTTGCGCTCCGGCAACCAGGAGGCGTTCGTGCGCTCCGAAGACATGGTGTTGGCCGCCACGATCGCTTTCGGCATGGGCATCGACAAACCCGACGTCCGCTTCGTCGCCCATGCCGCGACGCCCAAGTCGATCGAAGCCTATTACCAGGAAACCGGCCGCGCCGGCCGCGACGGCGAACCTGCCGAGGCCTGGCTGTTCTGGGGCGCGGAGGATTTCGCGCGCGCACGCCAGCGGATCGAGACCGAAGTCGAGCCCGAACGACGCGCCGGGGAGCGCGAGCGCCTCAATGCGCTCGCCGCGTTCGTCGAGGCCGCAACCTGCCGACGCGCCATCCTGCTGCGCTATTTCGGCGAGGACCCGCCGGAGACCTGCGGCAATTGCGACAATTGCCTCGACCCGCCCAAGACGATCGACGTCACCGTGGTCGCGCAGAAAGTCTTGTCGGCAGCCTTCCGCACCGAGATGCGCTTCGGCGTCGGCTACCTCAAACAGGTGCTGGCCGGCGACGACAATGAGAAGGTGCGCATGAACGGGCACCACCAGGTCTCCGTGTTCGGGATCATGGATGCCGAGGAGTTGGCGCTAGTCCAGCCCGTGGCACGCGCGCTGATCGCCCGCGATGCCCTGCGCGCCGACGCCTATGGCGGATTGAGCTTCGGCCCGGGCGCCAAGCCCATCCTCAAGGGCGAGCAGGAATTGGTGATCGCAGTGCCGCCCAAGCGGACATCGCGTCGGCGCAAGGCTGCGGAGGATTATCCGCCCGATCCGGTGTTCGACGCCCTTCGCCAGTGGCGGAGCGAGACGGCGAAGGAAGCCGGCGTGCCGCCTTATGTCATCTTCCACGATTCCACGCTGCGGCAGGTGTCGGCCCAGCGCCCCGATACGCTCTCGGCGCTATCGACGGTCGACGGGGTCGGCGAGAAGAAGCTGGAGCGCTACGGCCAAGGCCTGCTCGATGCCTTGGCCAAGGCGACCTAG
- a CDS encoding DUF2007 domain-containing protein, with translation MSLREAGRFATKVEAELAKHRLEHANIPSFIFDAGLNNVFGGGGLAWVRLMVAPDELDEAVAVLRSEAD, from the coding sequence ATGAGCCTGAGGGAAGCGGGACGTTTTGCCACCAAGGTCGAAGCCGAACTCGCCAAGCACCGGCTCGAACATGCCAACATCCCGAGCTTCATCTTCGATGCGGGGCTGAACAATGTGTTCGGCGGCGGCGGGCTCGCCTGGGTCCGGCTGATGGTCGCACCTGACGAGCTGGACGAAGCAGTCGCAGTCTTGCGCAGCGAGGCCGACTAG